From a region of the Streptacidiphilus albus JL83 genome:
- a CDS encoding SDR family NAD(P)-dependent oxidoreductase: protein MTTAIKNPTVAGPAAGAATAAVPDPTAAFRLDGRTAVVTGASSGIGAHFARVLSAAGARVVLAARREAPLRELAGDLPGSLAVACDVTRADQREHLVRTVAREIGPIDILVNNAGLSEVVPAERQSPESFDAIVSVNLSAVFALSSVVGAGMLERGRGSIVNVASVYGMVGSGSLPQAAYAASKGGVVNLTRDLAAQWAHRGVRVNSLCPGWFRSEMTADMLDSDKGRSWVERRTPMRRAGELYELDGALLFLAGDAGSYVTGAAIPVDGGYLSV, encoded by the coding sequence ATGACCACAGCGATCAAGAACCCGACCGTCGCCGGGCCGGCCGCGGGCGCGGCCACCGCCGCGGTGCCCGACCCCACCGCCGCGTTCCGTCTGGACGGGCGCACCGCGGTCGTCACCGGCGCCTCCAGCGGGATCGGGGCGCACTTCGCCCGGGTGCTCAGCGCCGCCGGGGCCAGGGTGGTGCTGGCCGCACGGCGCGAGGCGCCGCTGCGCGAACTGGCCGGGGACCTGCCGGGGAGCCTGGCGGTGGCGTGCGACGTGACCCGCGCCGACCAGCGCGAGCACCTGGTGCGCACGGTGGCCCGCGAGATCGGCCCGATCGACATCCTGGTCAACAACGCGGGGCTGTCGGAGGTGGTGCCCGCGGAACGGCAGAGCCCGGAGAGCTTCGATGCGATCGTGTCGGTGAACCTGTCCGCGGTCTTCGCCCTGAGCAGCGTGGTCGGCGCGGGCATGCTGGAACGCGGTCGCGGGTCGATCGTCAACGTGGCCTCGGTCTACGGGATGGTGGGCAGCGGGAGCCTGCCGCAGGCTGCGTACGCGGCCAGCAAGGGCGGGGTGGTGAACCTGACACGGGACCTGGCCGCGCAGTGGGCCCACCGCGGGGTGCGGGTCAACAGCCTGTGCCCGGGCTGGTTCCGGTCGGAGATGACCGCCGACATGCTCGACAGCGACAAGGGCCGGTCGTGGGTGGAGCGCCGCACGCCGATGCGCCGGGCCGGTGAGCTGTACGAGCTGGACGGGGCGCTGCTGTTCCTGGCCGGCGACGCCGGCTCGTACGTCACCGGGGCCGCGATCCCCGTGGACGGCGGCTACCTGAGCGTCTGA
- a CDS encoding AfsA-related hotdog domain-containing protein encodes MTLTTLPPDTDARPLDAAAPDLATQRTVSRHLVHRAALAEVFLTDFRSVDEETFHAAAQLPAGHAYYGDHTGTPAMHDPLAVFEGVRQMLLCAMHLQHDADRATKSITATARMEITDPGPLQVTGPLDLVLLGSVLLAKEYQGKISRVVHQVRVMAGGSQVGTVTVDTAQRPDAVYRKLRLGHRTTLPPYSDSVAPHGDGAPPAPHLVGRERSANVVVQDMRVQDDGAVARLRVPVTHPSMFDHPQDHVPGPVMMEAARQAVLFAAAEHLGLAAPKLFLQRVDASYLRFAELDSDITVRVGPTGGHGPGAVGAKVDFEQDGTTVATLHVVLGSTRVPRPATGEAGDAV; translated from the coding sequence ATGACCCTCACCACCCTGCCCCCGGACACCGACGCCCGGCCCCTCGACGCCGCCGCACCGGACCTGGCGACCCAGCGCACCGTCTCCCGGCACCTGGTCCACCGGGCCGCCCTGGCCGAGGTCTTCCTGACCGACTTCCGCTCCGTGGACGAGGAGACGTTCCACGCCGCCGCCCAACTGCCCGCCGGCCACGCCTACTACGGCGACCACACCGGCACCCCGGCCATGCACGACCCGCTCGCGGTCTTCGAGGGCGTCCGCCAGATGCTGCTGTGCGCGATGCACCTGCAGCACGACGCGGACCGCGCCACCAAGTCCATCACCGCCACCGCCCGCATGGAGATCACCGACCCGGGGCCGCTGCAGGTCACCGGACCGCTGGATCTGGTCCTGCTCGGCTCGGTCCTGCTGGCCAAGGAGTACCAGGGCAAGATCTCGCGCGTCGTGCACCAGGTGCGGGTCATGGCGGGCGGGAGCCAGGTCGGGACCGTCACCGTCGACACCGCGCAGCGTCCCGACGCGGTCTACCGGAAACTGCGGCTGGGCCACCGCACCACCCTGCCGCCCTACTCCGACTCCGTCGCCCCGCACGGCGACGGCGCACCCCCGGCCCCGCACCTGGTGGGCCGCGAGCGCAGCGCCAACGTGGTGGTGCAGGACATGCGCGTGCAGGACGACGGCGCCGTGGCGCGCCTGCGGGTGCCGGTGACGCACCCGAGCATGTTCGACCACCCGCAGGACCACGTCCCGGGGCCGGTCATGATGGAAGCGGCCCGGCAGGCCGTGCTGTTCGCCGCCGCGGAACACCTGGGCCTGGCCGCCCCGAAACTGTTCCTGCAGCGGGTGGACGCCTCCTACCTGCGGTTCGCCGAACTCGACTCGGACATCACCGTGCGCGTCGGCCCGACCGGGGGCCACGGGCCGGGCGCCGTCGGCGCGAAGGTCGACTTCGAGCAGGACGGGACGACCGTGGCCACCCTGCACGTGGTGCTGGGCAGCACCCGGGTGCCGCGCCCCGCCACCGGGGAGGCGGGCGATGCGGTCTGA
- a CDS encoding HAD-IA family hydrolase → MSVPLRTPSTPALAVWTDFGGVLTQPVDVTFAEFSARYGVPLHALKEAMRLVGEAHGTDSMGVIDIPLLDEDAWSKELEEELERTFGLVCDLSDFGDRWFAGRPGNRAWAAHLASFRERGAFVGLLSNLPPSWERHRALLADDSHFDDVVCSHRVGARKPEPEIFRLAARRAGVEPRACVLVDDMDKNIAGARAAGWQAVHFRDADQAAFEVGRLLDLALQPAVRALSA, encoded by the coding sequence ATGTCCGTCCCCCTGCGCACACCCTCCACGCCGGCCCTCGCCGTGTGGACCGATTTCGGCGGCGTGCTGACCCAGCCCGTCGACGTCACCTTCGCCGAGTTCAGCGCCCGCTACGGCGTGCCGCTGCACGCGCTGAAGGAGGCGATGCGGCTGGTCGGCGAGGCCCACGGCACCGACTCCATGGGCGTGATCGACATTCCGCTGCTCGACGAGGACGCCTGGTCCAAGGAGCTGGAGGAGGAACTGGAGCGGACCTTCGGCCTGGTGTGCGACCTGTCGGACTTCGGTGACCGCTGGTTCGCCGGGCGCCCGGGCAACCGGGCCTGGGCCGCGCACCTGGCGTCCTTCCGTGAGCGCGGCGCGTTCGTGGGCCTGCTGTCGAACCTGCCGCCGTCCTGGGAGCGCCACCGCGCGCTGCTGGCCGACGACTCCCACTTCGACGACGTCGTCTGCTCCCACCGGGTCGGCGCCCGCAAGCCGGAGCCGGAGATCTTCCGGCTGGCCGCGCGGCGGGCCGGGGTCGAGCCGCGGGCGTGCGTGCTGGTCGACGACATGGACAAGAACATCGCCGGCGCGCGCGCCGCCGGCTGGCAGGCCGTGCACTTCCGCGACGCCGACCAGGCCGCGTTCGAGGTCGGGCGCCTGCTCGACCTGGCGCTGCAACCCGCGGTCCGCGCGCTGAGCGCCTGA
- a CDS encoding ketoacyl-ACP synthase III → MHARSEGATWTGSGLRFSGFGHYFPRRQRSHDGEVTVGGRTYPPGAAEELGVRTLHVAAEDETLEFMAVQAARAALEDAGRSAAGTDLVVLANWTDRQWIPEIAPGVATALGADGALAFDICGACTGFVHGVQTAAALLSAHPGWRRAVVVAADRFSHRARPGTRGQLVFGDAAGAVVLEKGDPGDASALLDSVLDCDSTQADTVAARPPQGWLRPRPELIDLAVGSSLKVADNVLARNDLKTSDLDWLVPHPGNNAIHAGVRDGLDLPREKFLTNFATRGNTGCASIPIALSEYLRSGVLKRGDLVLSTAVGSGWYFGGLLYRI, encoded by the coding sequence ATGCACGCCCGTAGCGAAGGCGCCACCTGGACCGGTTCCGGACTGCGCTTTTCCGGATTCGGCCACTACTTCCCCCGCCGGCAGCGCAGCCACGACGGCGAGGTGACCGTCGGCGGGCGCACCTACCCCCCCGGGGCCGCCGAGGAGCTCGGGGTCCGCACACTGCACGTCGCCGCCGAGGACGAGACCCTGGAGTTCATGGCGGTCCAGGCGGCGCGGGCCGCGCTCGAGGACGCCGGCCGCTCGGCCGCCGGCACCGACCTGGTGGTCCTGGCCAACTGGACCGACCGGCAGTGGATCCCGGAGATCGCACCGGGGGTCGCGACGGCCCTGGGCGCCGACGGGGCCCTGGCGTTCGACATCTGCGGCGCGTGCACCGGCTTCGTCCACGGCGTGCAGACCGCCGCGGCGCTGCTGAGCGCGCACCCGGGCTGGCGCCGGGCGGTGGTGGTGGCCGCCGACCGGTTCTCCCACCGGGCCCGTCCGGGCACCCGCGGCCAACTGGTCTTCGGCGACGCCGCCGGCGCGGTGGTGCTGGAGAAGGGCGACCCCGGCGATGCCAGCGCCCTGCTGGACTCGGTCCTGGACTGCGACTCGACGCAGGCCGACACCGTCGCCGCCCGCCCGCCGCAGGGCTGGCTGCGGCCGCGCCCGGAACTGATCGACCTCGCGGTCGGCTCCAGCCTCAAGGTCGCCGACAACGTCCTGGCCCGCAACGACCTGAAGACCTCGGACCTGGACTGGCTGGTCCCCCACCCGGGCAACAACGCCATCCACGCCGGCGTGCGCGACGGCCTGGACCTCCCCCGGGAGAAGTTCCTGACCAACTTCGCCACCCGCGGCAACACCGGCTGCGCCTCGATCCCGATCGCCCTGTCGGAGTACCTGCGCAGCGGGGTCCTCAAGCGCGGCGACCTGGTGCTGTCCACCGCCGTCGGATCCGGCTGGTACTTCGGCGGCCTGCTCTACCGCATCTAG
- a CDS encoding CoA-transferase translates to MSAPLIAVDADALVRRLVRPGDHVHLAGTPSRPNALTYALCRVFGDRGHLTVSTTAVHSSAHALALSGVADKVIACFAGDTYPTPRPNPLYARLPQGEPFAFEAWSLLSYVQRLIAGATGAPYAATGSLAGTDLAAGKPDTLFQVPDPADPDAQVTLAAPLRPDVALIHAVAADEDGNLALVPPLGEGAWAAYAAHRGVVASVERIVGREELRAIADRVLIPGTRVLGLCEAPMGAHPQALRTGGLAGVAGYLDDYAFLEEIVASCQGPGQGHDWYRTWVSGAGSHSGYLRRLGRDRLAALAEPAGRAQDPAQGFGFEEHCWHAVHRAELAERARLGPHRAPEPAPAGSAATGRTGTALLDPPEVRGAPAAPPEPPEPAEPPEPATRQERLIVLGAREVADRVRAHGYDTLLAGIGTSHMAAWLAADLLRASGHEVKVTAELGMYGFTPQQGDVFLFSLLHAHGSEMLAGIPEILGGMVAANPRALGVLGAAEIDGTGTINTSVSRDGRWLTGSGGANDIASSTDCVVIAPSSRRRYVDRVAYRTSPGHRVKAVVSDFGRFVRDSPQEEFRLATWLSEDAAAVGDSPREVAARAAQVVAARTSWSARTTGTVPEKPVTEQELAALRALDPDGRYR, encoded by the coding sequence ATGAGCGCGCCGCTGATCGCCGTGGACGCGGACGCGCTGGTGCGCCGCCTGGTGCGCCCCGGCGACCACGTCCACCTGGCCGGCACCCCCTCGCGGCCCAACGCGCTGACCTACGCCCTGTGCCGGGTCTTCGGCGACCGGGGGCACCTGACGGTCAGTACGACCGCCGTCCACTCCAGCGCGCACGCACTGGCCCTGTCGGGCGTCGCCGACAAGGTCATCGCCTGCTTCGCCGGCGACACCTACCCCACCCCGCGGCCCAACCCGCTGTACGCGCGGCTGCCGCAGGGCGAGCCGTTCGCGTTCGAGGCCTGGTCGCTGCTGAGCTACGTGCAGCGGCTGATCGCCGGCGCGACCGGCGCCCCGTACGCGGCCACCGGATCGCTGGCCGGGACCGACCTGGCCGCCGGCAAGCCGGACACCCTGTTCCAGGTGCCCGACCCGGCCGACCCCGACGCCCAGGTCACCCTGGCGGCCCCGCTGCGCCCCGACGTCGCCCTGATCCACGCGGTGGCCGCCGACGAGGACGGGAACCTGGCCCTGGTGCCGCCGCTGGGCGAGGGGGCGTGGGCGGCCTACGCCGCGCACCGCGGAGTGGTCGCCTCGGTCGAACGGATCGTGGGCCGCGAGGAACTGCGCGCGATCGCGGACCGGGTCCTGATCCCCGGCACCCGGGTCCTGGGCCTGTGCGAGGCGCCCATGGGCGCCCACCCGCAGGCGCTGCGCACCGGCGGCCTGGCGGGGGTGGCCGGGTACCTGGACGACTACGCCTTCCTCGAGGAGATCGTCGCCTCGTGCCAGGGACCCGGGCAGGGACACGACTGGTACCGCACCTGGGTGAGCGGGGCCGGCTCGCACAGCGGCTACCTGCGCCGGCTGGGCCGCGACCGCCTGGCCGCGCTGGCCGAGCCGGCGGGCCGGGCCCAGGACCCGGCGCAGGGCTTCGGGTTCGAGGAGCACTGCTGGCACGCGGTGCACCGGGCGGAGCTGGCCGAACGCGCCAGACTCGGGCCGCACCGCGCACCGGAGCCGGCGCCGGCGGGGTCCGCCGCCACCGGGCGCACCGGCACGGCGCTGCTCGATCCGCCCGAGGTGCGCGGGGCGCCGGCCGCCCCGCCGGAACCACCGGAGCCGGCAGAGCCGCCGGAGCCGGCGACCCGTCAGGAGCGCCTGATCGTCCTGGGGGCCCGGGAGGTCGCCGACCGGGTCCGCGCGCACGGCTACGACACGCTGCTGGCCGGGATCGGGACCTCGCACATGGCGGCCTGGCTGGCCGCGGACCTGCTGCGGGCCTCGGGCCACGAGGTGAAGGTCACGGCGGAGCTGGGCATGTACGGCTTCACCCCGCAGCAGGGCGACGTGTTCCTGTTCAGCCTGCTGCACGCCCACGGCAGCGAGATGCTGGCCGGCATCCCGGAGATCCTCGGCGGCATGGTCGCGGCCAACCCGCGGGCCCTGGGGGTGCTGGGCGCCGCCGAGATCGACGGCACCGGCACGATCAACACCAGCGTCTCCCGCGACGGGCGCTGGCTGACCGGGTCAGGCGGCGCGAACGACATCGCCTCCAGCACCGACTGCGTGGTGATCGCCCCCTCCTCACGGCGCCGCTACGTGGACCGGGTCGCCTACCGCACCAGCCCCGGCCACCGGGTGAAGGCCGTGGTCAGCGACTTCGGCCGGTTCGTCCGCGACAGCCCGCAGGAGGAGTTCCGGCTCGCGACCTGGCTGTCCGAGGACGCGGCCGCCGTCGGCGACAGCCCGCGGGAGGTCGCGGCCCGGGCCGCGCAGGTGGTCGCCGCGCGCACCAGCTGGAGCGCCCGGACCACCGGCACCGTGCCCGAGAAGCCCGTCACCGAGCAGGAGCTCGCGGCACTGCGCGCGCTCGACCCCGACGGCCGCTACCGCTGA
- a CDS encoding beta-ketoacyl-[acyl-carrier-protein] synthase family protein, producing MSSSSSFLDRGAERIVVTGIGVVLPNTLTVDQFWSNISGGRSQVGRLTRFDGAEAGLPVYAAAEISGFDHRPFLPELADSHAAKYSREILIAMSAVAQARRDAGLGAGAVDPRRLGIIMSSSRGPLSWWRDVLTGADPAAFGDKGAMFRGLAGCPATLSAIYNGAQGLVTTVSNACVGGHQAIGLALRELRSGAADAMLVGGHEFPIVPEVAACYRAMGHGVISSEREDFTRAVRPYSNDREGFALGEGSVVLCLERESAARARGARVYAEILSAASLNEAAHPTTMDLTGKVTASVVEDALAEAGRSVDDVDYYCAHGTATRYNDIAESRALRALYPERSAGKLPPMSSNKPIYGHTFGIAGIINVAATSLMLHHQTLAPTINLTSADPECDHDHVFEGARRTGLDLAVSLSFAFGSQTAVVALGAAA from the coding sequence ATGAGTTCCTCATCGTCATTCCTGGACCGGGGTGCCGAGCGCATCGTGGTCACGGGAATCGGTGTGGTCCTCCCGAACACCCTGACCGTCGACCAGTTCTGGTCCAACATCTCCGGCGGCCGCTCGCAGGTGGGCCGCCTCACCCGGTTCGACGGCGCCGAGGCGGGCCTGCCGGTGTACGCCGCGGCCGAGATATCCGGCTTCGACCACCGCCCGTTCCTGCCCGAGCTGGCCGACTCGCACGCGGCGAAGTACTCCCGCGAGATCCTGATCGCGATGTCGGCGGTGGCCCAGGCGCGCCGCGACGCGGGCCTGGGGGCCGGCGCGGTGGACCCGCGCCGGCTGGGCATCATCATGTCCTCCTCCCGCGGACCGCTCTCGTGGTGGCGCGACGTGCTCACCGGCGCGGACCCCGCGGCGTTCGGCGACAAGGGCGCCATGTTCCGCGGCCTGGCCGGCTGCCCCGCCACCCTGTCGGCGATCTACAACGGCGCGCAGGGCCTGGTCACCACCGTCAGCAACGCGTGCGTCGGCGGCCACCAGGCGATCGGCCTGGCCCTGCGCGAACTGCGCTCGGGCGCGGCCGACGCGATGCTGGTCGGCGGCCACGAGTTCCCGATCGTGCCCGAGGTCGCGGCCTGCTACCGCGCGATGGGCCACGGCGTGATCTCCTCGGAGCGCGAGGACTTCACCCGGGCGGTGCGCCCCTACAGCAACGACCGCGAGGGCTTCGCCCTGGGCGAGGGCTCGGTCGTGCTGTGCCTGGAGCGCGAGTCCGCGGCGCGGGCGCGCGGCGCGCGGGTGTACGCGGAGATCCTGTCCGCCGCCTCCCTCAACGAGGCGGCCCACCCCACCACCATGGACCTGACCGGCAAGGTCACCGCCTCGGTCGTCGAGGACGCCCTGGCCGAGGCCGGCCGCTCGGTGGACGACGTCGACTACTACTGCGCCCACGGCACCGCCACCCGCTACAACGACATCGCCGAGTCGAGGGCGCTGCGCGCCCTGTACCCGGAGCGCAGCGCCGGCAAGCTGCCGCCGATGAGCTCCAACAAGCCCATCTACGGCCACACGTTCGGCATCGCGGGCATCATCAACGTCGCCGCGACCAGCCTGATGCTGCACCACCAGACGCTCGCGCCGACCATCAACCTCACCTCCGCCGACCCCGAGTGCGACCACGACCACGTCTTCGAGGGGGCCCGGCGCACCGGGCTGGACCTGGCGGTCTCCCTGTCCTTCGCGTTCGGCAGCCAGACCGCCGTCGTCGCCCTGGGGGCGGCGGCATGA
- a CDS encoding acyl-CoA dehydrogenase family protein: MDFAYDARTQELSARMRAFLDEHVLPAEPVFAAQHRAGDPWGRPPVLEDLKARARSRGLWNLFLPGEEFGAGLTNLQYAPLAELTGHSPHLAPEAVNCAAPDTGNMEVLAAFGTPEQQDRWLKPLLDGAIRSAFCMTEPQVASSDAANIGTRIERDGDEYVINGRKWWSSGAMAPECELLVVMGRTDPDAARHRRQSMVLVPRDTPGVRVERGVTVFGYTDGAHGGHGEVVFTDVRVPVSHIVAGEGDGFAIAQARLGPGRIHHCMRLIGMAERAFALMCERVTRRTAFGGPLSEQGVVREWIAESRVRIEQARLLVLKTAWLMDTVGNKGAHTEIQAIKIAVPAMAEWVLDKAIQAHGGAGVSQDFPLAQLWAHARTLRLADGPDEVHRASLARRELKRFQPR, translated from the coding sequence ATGGACTTCGCCTACGACGCCCGTACCCAGGAGCTCTCGGCCCGGATGCGGGCGTTCCTGGACGAGCACGTCCTGCCCGCAGAACCCGTCTTCGCCGCCCAGCACCGGGCCGGGGACCCGTGGGGCCGGCCCCCCGTCCTGGAGGACCTGAAGGCCCGGGCCCGGAGCCGGGGCCTGTGGAACCTGTTCCTTCCCGGCGAGGAGTTCGGCGCCGGGTTGACCAACCTGCAGTACGCGCCGCTGGCCGAACTGACCGGCCACAGCCCGCACCTGGCCCCGGAGGCCGTGAACTGCGCGGCGCCGGACACCGGGAACATGGAGGTCCTGGCCGCGTTCGGCACCCCCGAGCAGCAGGACCGCTGGCTCAAGCCGCTTTTGGACGGCGCGATCCGGTCGGCGTTCTGCATGACCGAGCCGCAGGTCGCCTCCTCGGACGCCGCCAACATCGGCACCCGCATCGAGCGCGACGGCGACGAGTACGTGATCAACGGCAGGAAGTGGTGGTCCTCGGGGGCGATGGCGCCCGAGTGCGAACTGCTGGTGGTCATGGGCAGGACGGACCCGGACGCGGCGCGCCACCGCCGGCAGTCGATGGTGCTGGTGCCGCGGGACACCCCCGGGGTGCGGGTGGAGCGCGGGGTCACGGTCTTCGGGTACACCGACGGCGCGCACGGCGGGCACGGCGAGGTGGTGTTCACCGACGTGCGGGTCCCGGTGTCGCACATCGTCGCCGGGGAGGGCGACGGGTTCGCGATCGCGCAGGCCAGGCTCGGGCCGGGCCGGATCCACCACTGCATGCGGCTGATCGGCATGGCCGAACGGGCGTTCGCGCTGATGTGCGAGCGGGTGACGCGGCGGACCGCGTTCGGCGGGCCCCTGTCGGAGCAGGGCGTGGTCCGCGAGTGGATCGCCGAGTCCCGCGTGCGGATCGAGCAGGCACGCCTGCTGGTCCTCAAGACCGCCTGGCTGATGGACACCGTCGGCAACAAGGGCGCGCACACCGAGATCCAGGCCATCAAGATCGCCGTGCCGGCGATGGCGGAGTGGGTCCTGGACAAGGCCATCCAGGCGCACGGCGGCGCCGGGGTCTCCCAGGACTTCCCGCTGGCGCAGCTGTGGGCGCACGCGCGGACCCTGCGCCTGGCGGACGGCCCGGACGAGGTGCACCGCGCCTCGCTGGCACGGCGCGAGCTGAAGCGCTTCCAGCCGCGGTGA
- a CDS encoding phosphotransferase family protein: MNTGAPPLQARGVDTARLSAWLERTLPQAHGPLGGLERLAGGRSNLTYRLRWGDLQLVLRRPPLGHVLPTAHDMGREYRVLAALAPTAVPVPRPFGRCEDPSVLGAPFYVMELAVGGAYRSDADLAPLDGAAALSTAHAVVDTLAELHAVDPDAVGLAGFGRPEGFMERQVRRWRRQWDASRTREVPGADALNDRLAANCPRPPGSSLVHGDYKLDNLLFAPGAAGRVAAVLDWEMSTLGDPLSDLGMLCMYWDGFAGIARSPVPSPGALPGWPDRAALVDRYARRSTLPLDGLDWYVAFAFYKIAAILEGIHCRTVQGLTVGEESADLARAVPLLVGRGHAVLDALR; the protein is encoded by the coding sequence ATGAACACCGGCGCACCGCCGCTCCAGGCCCGGGGGGTCGACACGGCGCGGCTCTCGGCCTGGCTGGAACGCACCCTGCCCCAGGCGCACGGACCGCTCGGCGGCCTGGAGCGGCTGGCGGGCGGGCGCTCGAACCTGACCTACCGGCTGCGGTGGGGGGACCTGCAGCTGGTGCTGCGTCGGCCTCCCCTGGGCCACGTGCTGCCGACGGCGCACGACATGGGCCGCGAGTACCGGGTCCTGGCGGCGCTGGCGCCCACCGCGGTGCCGGTGCCCCGCCCCTTCGGGCGGTGCGAGGACCCCTCGGTGCTCGGCGCGCCGTTCTACGTGATGGAGCTGGCGGTGGGCGGGGCCTACCGCAGCGACGCCGACCTGGCCCCGCTGGACGGCGCCGCGGCGCTGTCCACCGCGCACGCCGTGGTGGACACGCTGGCGGAACTGCACGCGGTGGACCCCGACGCGGTGGGCCTGGCCGGCTTCGGCCGGCCCGAGGGCTTCATGGAGCGCCAGGTGCGGCGGTGGCGCCGCCAGTGGGACGCCTCGCGCACCCGCGAGGTCCCCGGCGCCGACGCGCTCAACGACCGCCTGGCCGCGAACTGCCCGCGCCCGCCGGGCTCCTCGCTGGTGCACGGCGACTACAAGCTGGACAACCTGCTGTTCGCACCGGGAGCCGCGGGGCGGGTCGCGGCGGTGCTGGACTGGGAGATGTCCACACTCGGCGACCCGCTGTCCGACCTGGGAATGCTGTGCATGTACTGGGACGGATTCGCGGGGATCGCACGCTCCCCGGTCCCCTCCCCCGGGGCGCTGCCCGGGTGGCCGGACCGGGCCGCGCTGGTCGACCGCTACGCCCGGCGCAGCACGCTGCCGCTGGACGGCCTGGACTGGTACGTCGCGTTCGCCTTCTACAAGATCGCCGCGATCCTGGAGGGCATCCACTGCCGCACGGTGCAGGGACTGACCGTCGGCGAGGAGTCCGCCGACCTCGCGCGGGCGGTGCCGCTGCTGGTCGGACGCGGCCATGCCGTCCTGGACGCCCTGCGCTGA
- the dmpI gene encoding 4-oxalocrotonate tautomerase DmpI, translating into MPIVTVQQGPRTVELKRELVARITDAFVDAYKIPADSVQVWIQETGPESWGSGGKLTADN; encoded by the coding sequence ATGCCGATCGTCACCGTGCAGCAGGGCCCCCGCACCGTCGAGCTGAAGCGCGAGCTGGTGGCCCGGATCACCGACGCCTTCGTCGACGCCTACAAGATCCCCGCCGACTCCGTGCAGGTGTGGATCCAGGAGACCGGCCCGGAGAGCTGGGGCTCGGGCGGCAAGCTCACCGCGGACAACTGA
- the fabG gene encoding 3-oxoacyl-ACP reductase FabG: MPASEQRVAIVTGGARGIGAATALRLAADGHAVAVVDLDRGAAAATARQITAAGGRALAVGADVADEAQVAAAVARVEEELGAPTILVNNAGVLRDNLLFKMSSLDWDTVMGVHLRGAFLMAREVQRHMVAAGFGRIVNLSSSSALGNRGQANYAAAKSGLQGFTKTLALELGKFGVTVNAVAPGFIATDMTAATAARTGVAFEEFKARAAASVPVRRVGAPEDVADAIAYFTGPRAGFVSGQVLYVAGGPLG, translated from the coding sequence ATGCCCGCCAGCGAGCAGCGAGTCGCCATCGTCACCGGAGGAGCCCGCGGCATCGGCGCGGCCACCGCCCTGCGCCTGGCCGCCGACGGCCACGCCGTCGCGGTCGTCGACCTCGACCGGGGGGCCGCCGCCGCCACCGCGCGGCAGATCACCGCCGCCGGCGGCCGCGCCCTGGCCGTCGGCGCGGACGTCGCCGACGAAGCACAGGTCGCCGCAGCGGTCGCCCGGGTCGAGGAGGAGCTGGGCGCGCCCACGATCCTGGTCAACAACGCCGGCGTCCTGCGCGACAACCTGCTGTTCAAGATGAGCAGCCTCGACTGGGACACCGTCATGGGGGTGCACCTGCGCGGCGCGTTCCTGATGGCACGCGAAGTCCAGCGCCACATGGTGGCCGCCGGCTTCGGACGCATCGTCAACCTCTCCAGCTCCTCCGCGCTGGGCAACCGCGGCCAGGCCAACTACGCCGCCGCCAAGTCCGGGCTCCAGGGCTTCACCAAGACCCTCGCCCTGGAACTCGGCAAGTTCGGCGTGACCGTGAACGCCGTCGCCCCCGGCTTCATCGCCACCGACATGACCGCCGCCACCGCGGCCCGCACGGGCGTCGCCTTCGAGGAGTTCAAGGCCCGCGCCGCCGCCTCCGTCCCGGTCCGGCGCGTCGGCGCCCCCGAGGACGTCGCCGACGCCATCGCCTACTTCACCGGCCCCCGCGCGGGATTCGTCTCCGGACAGGTCCTGTACGTGGCCGGCGGCCCGCTCGGCTGA
- a CDS encoding MaoC family dehydratase: MAPTRRFTTPQDLRAALGQTLGPTDWTVIDQARIDRFARATGDHQWIHTDPRRAAARPFGTTVAHGWLTLSLLPAFEAQLLEVGGAVMGVNYGADRVRFPAPVPCGSRLRATAVVAEVRDVAGGVQVVLAVEIESDGGGKPVCVAEVVSRYYTGD, from the coding sequence ATGGCACCGACCCGACGCTTCACCACCCCGCAGGACCTGCGCGCCGCCCTGGGCCAGACCCTCGGCCCCACCGACTGGACCGTGATCGACCAGGCCCGGATCGACCGGTTCGCCCGAGCCACCGGCGACCACCAGTGGATCCACACCGACCCGCGGCGCGCGGCGGCCCGCCCGTTCGGCACCACCGTCGCCCACGGCTGGCTCACCCTGTCGCTGCTGCCCGCCTTCGAAGCCCAGCTCCTGGAGGTCGGCGGCGCCGTCATGGGCGTCAACTACGGCGCCGACCGGGTCCGCTTCCCCGCGCCCGTCCCCTGCGGGTCCAGACTGCGCGCCACGGCCGTCGTCGCCGAGGTGCGCGATGTCGCCGGCGGCGTCCAGGTCGTCCTCGCCGTCGAGATCGAGAGCGACGGCGGCGGCAAGCCCGTGTGCGTGGCCGAAGTGGTCAGCCGCTACTACACGGGCGACTGA